The following are encoded in a window of Syngnathus scovelli strain Florida chromosome 4, RoL_Ssco_1.2, whole genome shotgun sequence genomic DNA:
- the LOC125966631 gene encoding ly6/PLAUR domain-containing protein 2 has product MKTFLVALLVFVLVSQGEALKCYCGGRNTCSGTEEICTTSNHLCVNVIYSDGISPDYRKGCAECSHTKDEPPITSISCCGTDLCNS; this is encoded by the exons ATGAAGACCTTCCTTGTTGCTCTTCTCGTCTTTGTGCTCGTCAGCCAGG GCGAGGCCCTCAAGTGTTATTGCGGAGGACGCAACACTTGCTCAGGAACTGAGGAGATCTGCACCACTTCCAATCATTTGTGTGTCAACGTCATCTATAGTGATGGCATCT CTCCAGACTACAGGAAAGGCTGCGCTGAATGCAGCCACACGAAGGACGAGCCCCCCATCACCTCAATTTCCTGCTGCGGCACTGACCTGTGCAATAGCTAA
- the rufy2 gene encoding RUN and FYVE domain-containing protein 2 isoform X2: MYSPQSLHRWGITHSESMERLAYSQALRDPMAMERANLLNMAKLSIKGLIESALSFGRTLDSDYPPLQQFFVVMEHCLKHGLRAKKSFLGFNKSLWGPLELVEKLCPEAGEISASVRDLPGLKTPLGRARAWLRLALMQKRLADYLRLLITRKDLLCDFYENSALMLEEEGAVIVGLLVGLNVIDANLCVKGEDLDSQVGVIDFSMYLKNDIDDYRSEERNSQIASILDQKNYVEELNRQLNSTVHGLQGRVDSLEKSNSKLIEELAIAKNNIIKLQEENQQLRSENSLILLKSQQHLEVSQGDVSVERETYKQSRQGLDEMYNEAQRQLKEECQLRQDVENELVVQVSMKQEMELAMKLLEKDIHEKQDTLIGLRHQLDEVKAINVEMYQKMQSSDDEMKKKNNMISRLEEKTNQITATMKQLEQRLQEAESHRTTAEEGTRRFKTDFANKADSLQRQIDHREKQLQQLETDLKIEREWRQTLQNDLHRERETVSQLKTQALQINGLKMEFHRLQDENFQLKSICEDQEQALEELGSKLSESKMKIEDIKEANKALQGGQVWLKDKDASHCKLCEKEFSISRRKHHCRNCGEIFCNGCSDNELPLPASPKPVRVCDTCHALLLQRCSSNPT; the protein is encoded by the exons ATGTATTCCCCCCAGAGCCTCCATCGCTGGGGCATCACTCACAGCGAGAGTATGGAACGCTTAGCCTACAGCCAAG CTCTGCGGGATCCGATGGCCATGGAGCGAGCTAACCTGCTCAACATGGCCAAGTTGAGTATTAAAGGCTTGATCGAGTCAGCACTGAGCTTTGGAAGAACGCTGGACTCGGACTACCCGCCCCTGCAGCAGTTCTTTGTTGTCATGGAGCACTGCCTCAAACATGGTCTGCGAG CGAAAAAGTCCTTTCTGGGATTTAACAAGTCTCTTTGGGGTCCTCTGGAGCTGGTGGAAAAACTGTGTCCGGAAGCAGGAGAGATTTCTGCCTCTGTACGAGATCTGCCGGGACTCAA GACTCCATTAGGTCGGGCCAGAGCGTGGTTACGACTGGCCCTTATGCAGAAGCGGCTGGCCGACTATCTGCGACTCCTCATCACCAGAAAAGACTTACTATG TGATTTTTATgagaattcggcactgatgctGGAGGAAGAAGGCGCCGTGATCGTGGGTCTGCTGGTCGGCCTCAACGTCATTGACGCCAACCTGTGCGTCAAAGGTGAAGATCTGGACTCTCAG GTCGGGGTGATTGACTTCTCCATGTACCTAAAGAATGACATTGACGATTACAGGAGCGAAGAGAG gAACAGCCAGATAGCATCCATTTTGGATCAAAAAAACTATGTAGAGGAACTTAACCGCCAACTGAA TTCTACAGTTCACGGGCTGCAGGGCAGAGTGGACTCTCTGGAAAAGTCTAACTCAAAACTTATAGAGGAG TTGGCTATAGCCAAAAACAACATCATTAAACTGCAGGAAGAGAACCAGCAACTGAGGAGTGAAAACAGCCTCATTCTTCTGAAGTCACAACAACATTTGGAg GTGTCTCAGGGTGACGTGTCAGTGGAAAGAGAGACATACAAACAGTCTCGTCAAGGCTTGGATGAAATGTACAACGAGGCGCAACGGCAGCTGAAGGAGGAGTGTCAGCTCAGACAG GATGTGGAGAATGAGCTGGTGGTTCAAGTGTCAATGAAGCAGGAAATGGAGCTGGCCATGAAACTTCTGGAGAAAGATATTCACGAGAAACAG GACACGTTGATTGGTCTCAGACATCAACTGGATGAAGTCAAAGCCATCAATGTCGAGATGTACCAGAAGATGCAG TCCTCCGATGACGaaatgaagaagaagaacaacatGATCAGTCGTCTTGAGGAGAAGACCAATCAGATCACGGCCACCATGAAGCAGCTGGAGCAGAG ATTACAGGAGGCCGAGAGCCACCGCACCACGGCCGAGGAGGGCACCAGGCGTTTCAAGACGGACTTTGCTAACAAGGCTGACAGCTTGCAGCGGCAGATCGACCACAGAGAAAAACAACT TCAGCAGCTGGAGACGGACTTAAAGATCGAGCGGGAGTGGAGGCAAACGCTGCAGAACGATCTCCACCGAGAGAGAGAAACGGTGTCTCAGCTCAAGACACAGGCGCTGCAGATCAACGGTCTCAAAATG gaGTTCCATCGCCTACAGGATGAGAACTTCCAGCTGAAGAGCATCTGTGAAGACCAAGAACAAGCTCTCGAGGAACTTGGCTCCAAACTTAGCGA ATCCAAAATGAAGATTGAGGACATCAAGGAAGCCAACAAAGCTCTTCAG GGAGGCCAGGTGTGGTTAAAAGACAAGGATGCAAGTCACTGTAAGCTGTGCGAGAAGGAGTTCTCCATCTCGAGACGCAAG CACCACTGTAGAAACTGCGGAGAGATCTTCTGCAACGGCTGCTCGGACAACGAACTTCCGTTGCCCGCGTCTCCCAAACCGGTGCGAGTGTGCGACACCTGCCACGCGCTCCTCCTCCAGAGATGCTCGTCCAATCCCACCTGA
- the rufy2 gene encoding RUN and FYVE domain-containing protein 2 isoform X1, which translates to MASAAEHDLALSEADGSKDKSQVFGILRLQEEKCNVGEKCIPTVRGGGGGGGDGRWQAPIFALARKASETISGSIHVLPKVSDNRASLPGEWTAQALRDPMAMERANLLNMAKLSIKGLIESALSFGRTLDSDYPPLQQFFVVMEHCLKHGLRAKKSFLGFNKSLWGPLELVEKLCPEAGEISASVRDLPGLKTPLGRARAWLRLALMQKRLADYLRLLITRKDLLCDFYENSALMLEEEGAVIVGLLVGLNVIDANLCVKGEDLDSQVGVIDFSMYLKNDIDDYRSEERNSQIASILDQKNYVEELNRQLNSTVHGLQGRVDSLEKSNSKLIEELAIAKNNIIKLQEENQQLRSENSLILLKSQQHLEVSQGDVSVERETYKQSRQGLDEMYNEAQRQLKEECQLRQDVENELVVQVSMKQEMELAMKLLEKDIHEKQDTLIGLRHQLDEVKAINVEMYQKMQSSDDEMKKKNNMISRLEEKTNQITATMKQLEQRLQEAESHRTTAEEGTRRFKTDFANKADSLQRQIDHREKQLQQLETDLKIEREWRQTLQNDLHRERETVSQLKTQALQINGLKMEFHRLQDENFQLKSICEDQEQALEELGSKLSESKMKIEDIKEANKALQGGQVWLKDKDASHCKLCEKEFSISRRKHHCRNCGEIFCNGCSDNELPLPASPKPVRVCDTCHALLLQRCSSNPT; encoded by the exons ATGGCATCTGCCGCCGAGCACGACCTGGCTCTTTCTGAGGCCGACGGCAGCAAGGACAAATCTCAGGTGTTCGGAATTTTGAGGTTACAAGAGGAGAAATGTAACGTCGGTGAGAAATGTATCCCCACCGTGAGGGGAGGCGGGGGTGGAGGAGGAGACGGACGATGGCAGGCTCCCATCTTCGCGTTAGCCaggaaagcctccgaaaccatttCGGGGAGCATTCATGTCCTGCCCAAAGTGTCGGACAACAGAGCATCATTGCCGGGAGAGTGGACCGCTCAAG CTCTGCGGGATCCGATGGCCATGGAGCGAGCTAACCTGCTCAACATGGCCAAGTTGAGTATTAAAGGCTTGATCGAGTCAGCACTGAGCTTTGGAAGAACGCTGGACTCGGACTACCCGCCCCTGCAGCAGTTCTTTGTTGTCATGGAGCACTGCCTCAAACATGGTCTGCGAG CGAAAAAGTCCTTTCTGGGATTTAACAAGTCTCTTTGGGGTCCTCTGGAGCTGGTGGAAAAACTGTGTCCGGAAGCAGGAGAGATTTCTGCCTCTGTACGAGATCTGCCGGGACTCAA GACTCCATTAGGTCGGGCCAGAGCGTGGTTACGACTGGCCCTTATGCAGAAGCGGCTGGCCGACTATCTGCGACTCCTCATCACCAGAAAAGACTTACTATG TGATTTTTATgagaattcggcactgatgctGGAGGAAGAAGGCGCCGTGATCGTGGGTCTGCTGGTCGGCCTCAACGTCATTGACGCCAACCTGTGCGTCAAAGGTGAAGATCTGGACTCTCAG GTCGGGGTGATTGACTTCTCCATGTACCTAAAGAATGACATTGACGATTACAGGAGCGAAGAGAG gAACAGCCAGATAGCATCCATTTTGGATCAAAAAAACTATGTAGAGGAACTTAACCGCCAACTGAA TTCTACAGTTCACGGGCTGCAGGGCAGAGTGGACTCTCTGGAAAAGTCTAACTCAAAACTTATAGAGGAG TTGGCTATAGCCAAAAACAACATCATTAAACTGCAGGAAGAGAACCAGCAACTGAGGAGTGAAAACAGCCTCATTCTTCTGAAGTCACAACAACATTTGGAg GTGTCTCAGGGTGACGTGTCAGTGGAAAGAGAGACATACAAACAGTCTCGTCAAGGCTTGGATGAAATGTACAACGAGGCGCAACGGCAGCTGAAGGAGGAGTGTCAGCTCAGACAG GATGTGGAGAATGAGCTGGTGGTTCAAGTGTCAATGAAGCAGGAAATGGAGCTGGCCATGAAACTTCTGGAGAAAGATATTCACGAGAAACAG GACACGTTGATTGGTCTCAGACATCAACTGGATGAAGTCAAAGCCATCAATGTCGAGATGTACCAGAAGATGCAG TCCTCCGATGACGaaatgaagaagaagaacaacatGATCAGTCGTCTTGAGGAGAAGACCAATCAGATCACGGCCACCATGAAGCAGCTGGAGCAGAG ATTACAGGAGGCCGAGAGCCACCGCACCACGGCCGAGGAGGGCACCAGGCGTTTCAAGACGGACTTTGCTAACAAGGCTGACAGCTTGCAGCGGCAGATCGACCACAGAGAAAAACAACT TCAGCAGCTGGAGACGGACTTAAAGATCGAGCGGGAGTGGAGGCAAACGCTGCAGAACGATCTCCACCGAGAGAGAGAAACGGTGTCTCAGCTCAAGACACAGGCGCTGCAGATCAACGGTCTCAAAATG gaGTTCCATCGCCTACAGGATGAGAACTTCCAGCTGAAGAGCATCTGTGAAGACCAAGAACAAGCTCTCGAGGAACTTGGCTCCAAACTTAGCGA ATCCAAAATGAAGATTGAGGACATCAAGGAAGCCAACAAAGCTCTTCAG GGAGGCCAGGTGTGGTTAAAAGACAAGGATGCAAGTCACTGTAAGCTGTGCGAGAAGGAGTTCTCCATCTCGAGACGCAAG CACCACTGTAGAAACTGCGGAGAGATCTTCTGCAACGGCTGCTCGGACAACGAACTTCCGTTGCCCGCGTCTCCCAAACCGGTGCGAGTGTGCGACACCTGCCACGCGCTCCTCCTCCAGAGATGCTCGTCCAATCCCACCTGA
- the fam120b gene encoding constitutive coactivator of peroxisome proliferator-activated receptor gamma, producing the protein MGVKGLQYFMERCCPESCVTVNLRELARQHVSKTTITSSSPTLVVDGMACLRHWYLCKNWVCGGQWKEYMSILQRWVETFTSAGIHLVFFFDGMVEEKKRHEWVKRRRRVNGEVSQIFRYIKSNGVQPGKDLFSLPSGLATFTRFALRSLGQDVFCSVQEADYEIACYARRHGCMGILGQDSDFIIFDSVPYLSVAKLHLGRLTTVLYDREMLCQAIGLNVSQLPLLACLLGNDVVPQERMQTIRNDAMAAYRKPHGTAHCGAPQGQMVLAVSQFVSSLWGKEEEETHLIPQTLKLPAADRSLLEKGICSYLLTGPEVPQQNAPPLITATFEKYVSPEILKACKEKHVSAEGYVVYNVLYEGVIECSNSLEDEEDCELLPQAVVFKSSRQRIYGLLLLNRHNDSTAEPPAVREWFVYPGNPLKEPDMVLPVPICIPCEQPSLDLLWFGSGPDVSGLRLMSFLSIFDCQEFAELYGVVEDFLLAALCLVTYIVLQVPSMCSEDVDAYLSQAVCLRLKSLQELQQIKPPFLCSRAIQLGSLYVRGLGYMLGANCASGCPLTNAALMPWQSFDGQLFHSKYLLAHSGTEQMVLLDNHPSSLALFLQLREKHVEVCKKRNRVLQSQPKVSIHEQSQSPYYRDENTDGGDNWRQRSETSFRGWRRESGRRSGGNSRAKLQERPAHGGRGGGQYSYFHPPSVDEGARNIRPEQTRSSRRRSSRGRYQLAPRWCQPPAPGT; encoded by the exons atgggggtaaagggtCTCCAATATTTCATGGAGCGCTGCTGTCCAGAATCCTGCGTGACTGTCAACCTGAGAGAGCTGGCCAGACAACATGTTTCCAAAACGACCATCACCTCTTCCA GTCCCACACTGGTTGTGGATGGCATGGCCTGCCTGCGCCACTGGTACTTGTGCAAAAACTGGGTATGTGGGGGTCAGTGGAAGGAGTACATGAGCATCCTTCAGAGATGGGTGGAGACGTTCACCTCTGCAGGAATCCATCTTGTCTTCTTCTTCGATGGCATGGTTGAGGAGAAGAAAAGACATGAGTGG GTGAAGCGGCGACGAAGAGTGAATGGGGAGGTGTCTCAAATATTCCGTTACATTAAATCAAATGGAGTGCAACCAGGCAAAGATCTTTTCAGTCTGCCCTCTGGCTTGGCAACATTCACACGTTTTGCCCTCAG gtCATTAGGTCAGGATGTATTTTGCTCAGTGCAAGAGGCTGACTATGAGATTGCCTGTTACGCCCGTCGCCATGGGTGCATGGGCATTTTGGGACAGGACTCAGATTTCATCATATTTGACAG CGTTCCTTACTTATCAGTGGCAAAACTGCATTTAGGCCGCCTCACCACTGTCCTATACGACCGAGAGATGCTTTGCCAAGCCATCGGACTGAATGTTTCTCAGTTACCGCTACTGGCTTGTCTCCTCGGTAATGACGTGGTGCCGCAGGAGCGTATGCAGACGATCAGGAACGATGCGATGGCAGCATACAG GAAGCCACATGGCACAGCCCACTGCGGTGCTCCTCAGGGGCAGATGGTGTTGGCTGTATCCCAGTTTGTCAGCTCTTTGTGGggcaaggaggaggaagagactCATCTTATCCCTCAGACTCTGAAACTACCAGCTGCAGACAGAAGCCTCCTGGAAAAAGGAATTTGCTCCTATTTACTGACTGGGCCGGAAGTTCCTCAGCAGAATGCCCCACCTCTTATTACCGCTACCTTTGAGAAATATGTCAGTCCAGAAATATTAAAG GCTTGTAAAGAAAAACATGTATCGGCTGAGGGGTATGTGGTTTACAATGTCCTGTACGAAGGGGTGATTGAATGTAGTAATAGtctggaggatgaggaggattgCGAACTGTTGCCTCAGGCTGTTGTCTTCAAGTCCTCCAGACAACGCATCTACGGTTTGCTCCTACTCAACAGGCACAATG ACAGCACTGCGGAACCTCCAGCCGTCAGAGAGTGGTTTGTCTATCCAGGCAACCCTTTGAAGGAGCCCGATATGGTCCTCCCCGTGCCGATCTGCATCCCAT GTGAACAGCCCAGTCTGGACTTGCTGTGGTTTGGTTCTGGTCCCGATGTTTCCGGCCTTCGTCTAATGAGTTTTTTGTCAATATTTGACTGCCAGGAGTTTGCCGAGTTGTACGGAGTGGTTGAAGACTTTCTTCTGGCTGCTCTTTGCCTGGTCACCTATATTGTCCTCCAG GTACCATCAATGTGTTCAGAGGACGTGGATGCTTACCTGAGTCAGGCTGTGTGTCTGAGGCTCAAATCTCTGCAAGAGCTTCAACAGATCAAG cCGCCATTCCTCTGCAGCCGAGCAATCCAACTGGGCTCTCTCTACGTTCGAGGACTGGGCTACATGCTGGGAGCCAACTGTGCCAGCGGCTGCCCGCTGACCAACGCCGCCCTCATGCCTTGGCAAAGCTTCGATGGACAGTTGTTCCACTCAAAGTACCTGCTGGCACATAGCGGCACTGAGCAAATGGTGCTGCTGGACAATCAT CCATCCAGTCTTGCCTTGTTTCTCCAGCTAAGAGAGAAACACGTAGAAGTTTGCAAGAAGAGAAACAGAGTCCTGCAGTCTCAACCGAAAGTTAGCATCCATGAGCAAAGTCAAAGTCCCTATTACAGAGACGAGAACACAG ACGGCGGTGACAACTGGAGACAGAGGAGCGAGACGTCATTCAGAGGATGGAGGAGGGAGAGTGGGCGGCGAAGTGGTGGAAACAGCAGAGCCAAACTACAGGAGAGACCTGCAcacggaggaagaggaggaggccaATATTCCTACTTTCATCCTCCCTCCGTGGATGAAGGCGCTCGGAACATCAGGCCAGAACAGACAAGGAGTAGTCGTCGTCGTTCCAGCAGGGGGCGATACCAGCTGGCTCCCAG ATGGTGTCAGCCTCCTGCTCCTGGAACGTAA
- the rufy2 gene encoding RUN and FYVE domain-containing protein 2 isoform X3, with the protein MASAAEHDLALSEADGSKDKSQVFGILRLQEEKCNVGEKCIPTVRGGGGGGGDGRWQAPIFALARKASETISGSIHVLPKVSDNRASLPGEWTAQALRDPMAMERANLLNMAKLSIKGLIESALSFGRTLDSDYPPLQQFFVVMEHCLKHGLRAKKSFLGFNKSLWGPLELVEKLCPEAGEISASVRDLPGLKTPLGRARAWLRLALMQKRLADYLRLLITRKDLLCDFYENSALMLEEEGAVIVGLLVGLNVIDANLCVKGEDLDSQVGVIDFSMYLKNDIDDYRSEERNSQIASILDQKNYVEELNRQLNSTVHGLQGRVDSLEKSNSKLIEELAIAKNNIIKLQEENQQLRSENSLILLKSQQHLEVSQGDVSVERETYKQSRQGLDEMYNEAQRQLKEECQLRQDVENELVVQVSMKQEMELAMKLLEKDIHEKQDTLIGLRHQLDEVKAINVEMYQKMQSSDDEMKKKNNMISRLEEKTNQITATMKQLEQSDKDLLSQTRTLAMSFVKCASTDTEHQYKLVKDISF; encoded by the exons ATGGCATCTGCCGCCGAGCACGACCTGGCTCTTTCTGAGGCCGACGGCAGCAAGGACAAATCTCAGGTGTTCGGAATTTTGAGGTTACAAGAGGAGAAATGTAACGTCGGTGAGAAATGTATCCCCACCGTGAGGGGAGGCGGGGGTGGAGGAGGAGACGGACGATGGCAGGCTCCCATCTTCGCGTTAGCCaggaaagcctccgaaaccatttCGGGGAGCATTCATGTCCTGCCCAAAGTGTCGGACAACAGAGCATCATTGCCGGGAGAGTGGACCGCTCAAG CTCTGCGGGATCCGATGGCCATGGAGCGAGCTAACCTGCTCAACATGGCCAAGTTGAGTATTAAAGGCTTGATCGAGTCAGCACTGAGCTTTGGAAGAACGCTGGACTCGGACTACCCGCCCCTGCAGCAGTTCTTTGTTGTCATGGAGCACTGCCTCAAACATGGTCTGCGAG CGAAAAAGTCCTTTCTGGGATTTAACAAGTCTCTTTGGGGTCCTCTGGAGCTGGTGGAAAAACTGTGTCCGGAAGCAGGAGAGATTTCTGCCTCTGTACGAGATCTGCCGGGACTCAA GACTCCATTAGGTCGGGCCAGAGCGTGGTTACGACTGGCCCTTATGCAGAAGCGGCTGGCCGACTATCTGCGACTCCTCATCACCAGAAAAGACTTACTATG TGATTTTTATgagaattcggcactgatgctGGAGGAAGAAGGCGCCGTGATCGTGGGTCTGCTGGTCGGCCTCAACGTCATTGACGCCAACCTGTGCGTCAAAGGTGAAGATCTGGACTCTCAG GTCGGGGTGATTGACTTCTCCATGTACCTAAAGAATGACATTGACGATTACAGGAGCGAAGAGAG gAACAGCCAGATAGCATCCATTTTGGATCAAAAAAACTATGTAGAGGAACTTAACCGCCAACTGAA TTCTACAGTTCACGGGCTGCAGGGCAGAGTGGACTCTCTGGAAAAGTCTAACTCAAAACTTATAGAGGAG TTGGCTATAGCCAAAAACAACATCATTAAACTGCAGGAAGAGAACCAGCAACTGAGGAGTGAAAACAGCCTCATTCTTCTGAAGTCACAACAACATTTGGAg GTGTCTCAGGGTGACGTGTCAGTGGAAAGAGAGACATACAAACAGTCTCGTCAAGGCTTGGATGAAATGTACAACGAGGCGCAACGGCAGCTGAAGGAGGAGTGTCAGCTCAGACAG GATGTGGAGAATGAGCTGGTGGTTCAAGTGTCAATGAAGCAGGAAATGGAGCTGGCCATGAAACTTCTGGAGAAAGATATTCACGAGAAACAG GACACGTTGATTGGTCTCAGACATCAACTGGATGAAGTCAAAGCCATCAATGTCGAGATGTACCAGAAGATGCAG TCCTCCGATGACGaaatgaagaagaagaacaacatGATCAGTCGTCTTGAGGAGAAGACCAATCAGATCACGGCCACCATGAAGCAGCTGGAGCAGAG CGATAAAGATCTGTTAAGTCAGACCAGAACTCTGGCCATGTCGTTCGTCAAGTGCGCCAGCACAGACACCGAGCACCAGTACAAGCTCGTCAAGGACATTTCCTTCTGA